One window of the Allosaccharopolyspora coralli genome contains the following:
- a CDS encoding lysophospholipid acyltransferase family protein: MLYWVMKHLLLGPVMKLFCRPAVEGHEHVPDEGAAILVSNHVAVADSFFMPLMMKRRVTFLAKREYFTGTGLKGRFKRYFFSGVGQVPIDRSSGAAAQAALDTGVRLLSEGRLLGVYPEGTRSPDGRLYKGKTGVARMALESGVPVIPIAMFGTNKVNPIGSKMWYPHKVEVKVGEPLDFSRYEGLAGDRFVERSITDEIMYALMELSGQEYVDIYAAKAKDDLAAQGKHIAGWEVDGNQKDDDARTSGGRVPQTRAG, translated from the coding sequence GTGCTGTACTGGGTCATGAAGCACCTCTTGCTCGGTCCCGTCATGAAGCTGTTCTGCAGACCGGCTGTCGAGGGCCACGAGCACGTGCCCGACGAGGGAGCCGCGATCCTGGTGAGCAACCACGTGGCGGTCGCCGATTCGTTCTTCATGCCGTTGATGATGAAGCGGCGGGTCACGTTCCTGGCCAAGCGCGAGTACTTCACCGGAACCGGTCTCAAGGGCCGCTTCAAGCGCTACTTCTTCTCCGGGGTCGGTCAGGTCCCCATCGATCGCTCCAGCGGTGCCGCTGCGCAGGCCGCGCTCGACACCGGCGTCCGGCTTCTCTCCGAGGGCAGGCTGCTCGGTGTCTATCCGGAGGGAACGCGTTCCCCGGACGGCAGGCTCTACAAGGGAAAGACCGGCGTCGCGCGCATGGCGCTGGAGTCCGGAGTCCCGGTGATCCCGATCGCCATGTTCGGCACGAACAAGGTCAACCCCATCGGCTCGAAGATGTGGTATCCGCACAAGGTCGAGGTCAAGGTCGGGGAGCCGTTGGACTTCTCACGGTACGAGGGATTGGCCGGGGACCGGTTCGTCGAACGTTCGATCACCGACGAGATCATGTACGCGCTCATGGAGCTGTCCGGTCAGGAGTACGTCGACATCTACGCTGCGAAGGCCAAGGACGACCTGGCCGCGCAGGGCAAACACATCGCGGGTTGGGAAGTCGACGGCAACCAGAAGGACGACGACGCGCGCACCTCCGGCGGCCGGGTACCCCAGACACGTGCCGGTTGA
- a CDS encoding polyadenylate-specific 3'-exoribonuclease AS — MRFFYDCEFIEDGRTIDLVSIGVVDEHGREFYAVSTEFDESKAGQWVRRNVLPQLPPPSDSRWMSRSRIRDALYEFLTADDGDVQLWAWISAYDHVAFAQLWGAMPALPSKLPKLTRDLRQRWEDAGKPTLPSPPADAHDALADARHNLVKWNVIQEELGKRGGPVH; from the coding sequence GTGCGGTTCTTCTACGATTGCGAGTTCATCGAGGACGGCCGGACCATCGACCTGGTGTCGATCGGTGTCGTCGACGAACACGGGCGCGAGTTCTACGCGGTCTCGACCGAGTTCGACGAGAGCAAAGCCGGTCAGTGGGTGCGCAGGAACGTCCTTCCTCAGCTGCCGCCGCCGTCGGACTCGCGGTGGATGTCCCGGTCGCGGATTCGTGACGCGCTCTACGAGTTCCTGACCGCGGATGACGGTGACGTCCAGCTGTGGGCGTGGATCTCCGCCTACGACCACGTCGCGTTCGCCCAACTCTGGGGGGCGATGCCCGCGTTGCCGTCGAAGCTACCGAAGCTCACCCGCGACCTGCGGCAACGGTGGGAGGACGCGGGGAAGCCGACGTTGCCGTCGCCGCCTGCCGACGCGCACGACGCGCTCGCGGACGCGCGCCACAACCTCGTGAAGTGGAACGTGATCCAGGAGGAACTCGGCAAGCGTGGCGGCCCGGTGCACTGA
- a CDS encoding DUF308 domain-containing protein: MSTRRDSADGPEDIDARFAEIVAGLERDAPLGQWPDGSDTRAVDRFDSEGGNSTEAGARSADPAKGDTANPDSRRDSTNTDSTSPDSTSTDSTAAVNPSAEGTGPRDWQPGPETEDDEGHFEPPEPPPITPPQPSTWGGIGLIVLGVVMLVVPGLLGSVSTVALPLGLVSISGGIAWLLLRLRHTPPQDSDDGAQL; the protein is encoded by the coding sequence ATGAGCACGCGCCGGGACAGTGCCGACGGGCCCGAGGACATCGACGCCCGGTTCGCCGAGATCGTCGCCGGTCTGGAACGGGACGCGCCGTTGGGTCAATGGCCGGACGGCTCCGACACGCGTGCCGTGGACCGGTTCGACTCCGAGGGCGGGAACTCGACCGAGGCTGGGGCGAGGAGTGCCGACCCGGCGAAAGGCGACACCGCGAACCCGGATTCGCGGCGCGACTCCACCAACACCGACTCGACCAGCCCGGATTCGACCAGTACCGACTCGACGGCCGCGGTGAACCCGAGCGCCGAGGGAACGGGGCCGCGGGATTGGCAGCCGGGGCCGGAGACCGAGGACGACGAAGGGCACTTCGAGCCGCCGGAGCCGCCACCGATCACCCCGCCGCAGCCGTCGACCTGGGGTGGCATCGGACTGATCGTGCTCGGTGTCGTGATGTTGGTGGTGCCGGGCCTGCTCGGTTCGGTGAGCACGGTCGCGCTGCCCCTCGGGCTGGTCTCGATCAGCGGCGGGATCGCCTGGTTGCTGCTGCGGTTGCGTCACACCCCGCCCCAAGATTCGGACGACGGCGCACAACTCTGA
- a CDS encoding alpha/beta hydrolase, with amino-acid sequence MPVLPGAEPFAHDGSEDIGVLLCHGFTSTPQSMRAWGEHLAAEGWTVRCPRLPGHGTSWRELERTRWRDWYDAAEGSLQELQARCRSVFVFGQSMGGTLALRLAQQHPEIAGLVLVNPSVTTRRRTAALLPVLARVVPSIAGLGGDIAKPDAVELCYDRTPLRALASLRELWQLVRAELGTVRRPLLLYRSAVDHVVEPVNSTLVLDRVAGTDVTEVVLQDSHHVATLDHDAATVFAGSVEFVQRIDRVGEVA; translated from the coding sequence GTGCCCGTACTGCCCGGTGCCGAGCCGTTCGCCCACGACGGTTCGGAAGACATCGGCGTCCTGTTGTGCCACGGCTTCACCAGCACACCGCAGAGCATGCGTGCGTGGGGAGAACATCTCGCGGCGGAGGGGTGGACGGTCCGCTGCCCTCGCCTTCCCGGGCACGGCACCAGTTGGCGGGAGCTCGAGCGCACCCGGTGGCGGGACTGGTACGACGCCGCCGAAGGCTCGCTGCAGGAGCTGCAGGCGCGCTGTCGCTCGGTGTTCGTGTTCGGGCAGTCCATGGGCGGGACCCTCGCGCTGCGGCTGGCCCAACAGCATCCCGAGATCGCGGGGCTGGTGCTGGTCAATCCGTCGGTGACGACACGACGCCGAACCGCGGCACTGCTTCCGGTCCTCGCGCGTGTCGTGCCGAGCATCGCAGGCCTCGGCGGCGACATCGCCAAGCCGGACGCCGTCGAGCTGTGCTACGACCGCACACCACTGCGGGCGTTGGCGAGCCTGCGGGAACTCTGGCAGCTCGTGCGCGCCGAGTTGGGGACGGTGCGCCGCCCGCTGCTGCTGTACCGCTCGGCGGTGGATCACGTGGTGGAGCCGGTGAACTCGACGCTGGTACTCGACCGGGTCGCCGGTACCGACGTCACCGAGGTCGTCCTGCAGGACAGCCATCACGTGGCCACCCTGGACCACGACGCTGCCACCGTTTTCGCCGGTAGCGTCGAGTTCGTGCAGAGAATCGACCGGGTCGGTGAGGTGGCATGA